From one Trifolium pratense cultivar HEN17-A07 linkage group LG1, ARS_RC_1.1, whole genome shotgun sequence genomic stretch:
- the LOC123908990 gene encoding coiled-coil domain-containing protein SCD2-like isoform X1: protein MEQRGTESPVSIRQWSSESGNVMSRNGHARSSSLTGISTIKRTQNVAAKAAAQRLAQVMASQAAADNDEDDDEEEDDLGFRYSAPPPPLPLTLSSRKSSNNIRSPPSHALARNLVVEEEPMYVRPVAVVPNNSDRPPLSQRTPPPVLPIDPPIHNHNHNSKPKVKRFPFHTGLLQPKDLVDNREASSLRDEVDMLREENESIFDKLRLEEERCKEAEARVRELEKQVASLGEGVSLEAKLLSRKDAALRQREAALKSSRDSKDGVDKEVTSLQAEVENAKAETEATVRQLNGAESEVKALRSMTQRMILTQKEMEEVVLKRCWLARYWGLATKYGICADVAVSKYELWSSLAPLPFEIVVSAGQKAKEECLEKGDDATEKRSNLVPDLNDLTGEGNIESMLSVEMGMKELASLKVEDAIVQALAQQRRPNSARQLVSDIKSPGDPKFMEAFELSPEESEDVLFKEAWLTYFWRRAKAHGIEEDIAKERLQFWIGRSGHSPTSHDAVDVEQGLSELRKLGIEHRLWEGSRKEVDQDFTSASKLTTKPEICA, encoded by the exons ATGGAGCAGAGAGGAACAGAAAGTCCGGTTTCTATCCGGCAGTGGAGTAGTGAATCTGGGAATGTGATGTCACGCAATGGACATGCTCGATCTTCTTCACTCACCGGAATTTCAACAATTAAAAGGACTCAGAATGTTGCTGCCAAAGCCGCTGCTCAACGACTCGCCCAAGTCATGGCTTCTCAGGCTGCTGCCGACAACGACGAGGATGACGACGAGGAGGAGGACGATCTAGGATTTCGCTACAgtgctcctcctcctcctcttccTCTCACTCTCTCCAGTAGGAAGTCCTCCAACAATATTAGATCTCCTCCATCTCATGCG TTAGCTCGAAACCTTGTAGTAGAAGAAGAACCAATGTATGTTCGTCCAGTAGCAGTAGTACCTAATAATAGTGATAGACCACCGCTGAGCCAGAGGACTCCACCTCCTGTTCTGCCAATAGACCCTCCcattcataatcataatcataatagtAAGCCCAAAGTTAAAAG ATTTCCGTTTCATACCGGACTCCTTCAACCAAAAGATTTAGTAGACAACCGTGAGGCTTCTAGTCTTCGTGATGAG GTCGATATGCTTAGGGAAGAGAATGAAAGTATTTTTGACAAG CTTAGACTTGAGGAAGAGAGATGCAAGGAAGCAGAGGCCAGAGTTAGGGAGCTTGAGAAGCAG GTTGCTTCCCTTGGAGAAGGAGTATCTTTGGAAGCTAAACTCTTGAGCAG AAAGGATGCAGCATTGCGTCAAAGAGAG GCCGCACTTAAAAGTTCCAGAGATTCAAAGGATGGAGTTGATAAGGAAGTCACATCTTTACAGGCTGAAGTTGAG AATGCAAAAGCAGAGACTGAAGCCACAGTGAGACAGCTGAATGGAGCTGAATCTGAAGTGAAAGCTCTTCGATCAATGACACAGAGAATGATATTAACTCAGAAAGAAATG GAGGAAGTTGTTCTTAAGAGGTGTTGGCTAGCTCGTTATTGGggtttagccacaaaatatg GTATTTGTGCAGATGTTGCAGTTTCAAAGTATGAGCTTTGGTCATCCTTAGCCCCTCTTCCATTTGAGATTGTTGTTTCTGCAGGACAAAAAGCCAAGGAGGAATGCTTGGAAAAAG GTGATGATGCAACAGAGAAGAGGAGCAATCTTGTTCCAGACTTGAATGATCTTACCGGAGAAGGAAACATTGAGAGTATGCTGTCGGTTGAAATGGGAATGAAGGAGCTTGCTTCTTTAAAG GTTGAGGATGCTATTGTGCAAGCATTAGCCCAACAACGACGTCCAAATTCTGCTCGACAGCTAGTTTCAG ATATTAAATCACCAGGGGATCCTAAATTTATGGAAGCCTTTG AATTGAGTCCAGAGGAATCTGAGGATGTTCTTTTCAAGGAG GCTTGGCTGACTTATTTTTGGAGAAGAGCCAAGGCTCATGGTATAGAGGAGGACATTGCCAAAGAACGTCTTCAGTTTTGGATTGGTCGGAGTGGGCATTCACCTACTTCACACGATGCTGTTGATG TTGAACAAGGGCTTTCGGAGCTGAGGAAATTGGGGATTGAACACAGGCTTTGGGAAGGATCCAGAAAAGAAGTTGATCAAGATTTCACTAGTGCATCAAAATTGACTACAAAACCTGAAATTTGTGCTTGA
- the LOC123908990 gene encoding coiled-coil domain-containing protein SCD2-like isoform X2: MLQWSSESGNVMSRNGHARSSSLTGISTIKRTQNVAAKAAAQRLAQVMASQAAADNDEDDDEEEDDLGFRYSAPPPPLPLTLSSRKSSNNIRSPPSHALARNLVVEEEPMYVRPVAVVPNNSDRPPLSQRTPPPVLPIDPPIHNHNHNSKPKVKRFPFHTGLLQPKDLVDNREASSLRDEVDMLREENESIFDKLRLEEERCKEAEARVRELEKQVASLGEGVSLEAKLLSRKDAALRQREAALKSSRDSKDGVDKEVTSLQAEVENAKAETEATVRQLNGAESEVKALRSMTQRMILTQKEMEEVVLKRCWLARYWGLATKYGICADVAVSKYELWSSLAPLPFEIVVSAGQKAKEECLEKGDDATEKRSNLVPDLNDLTGEGNIESMLSVEMGMKELASLKVEDAIVQALAQQRRPNSARQLVSDIKSPGDPKFMEAFELSPEESEDVLFKEAWLTYFWRRAKAHGIEEDIAKERLQFWIGRSGHSPTSHDAVDVEQGLSELRKLGIEHRLWEGSRKEVDQDFTSASKLTTKPEICA; the protein is encoded by the exons ATGTT GCAGTGGAGTAGTGAATCTGGGAATGTGATGTCACGCAATGGACATGCTCGATCTTCTTCACTCACCGGAATTTCAACAATTAAAAGGACTCAGAATGTTGCTGCCAAAGCCGCTGCTCAACGACTCGCCCAAGTCATGGCTTCTCAGGCTGCTGCCGACAACGACGAGGATGACGACGAGGAGGAGGACGATCTAGGATTTCGCTACAgtgctcctcctcctcctcttccTCTCACTCTCTCCAGTAGGAAGTCCTCCAACAATATTAGATCTCCTCCATCTCATGCG TTAGCTCGAAACCTTGTAGTAGAAGAAGAACCAATGTATGTTCGTCCAGTAGCAGTAGTACCTAATAATAGTGATAGACCACCGCTGAGCCAGAGGACTCCACCTCCTGTTCTGCCAATAGACCCTCCcattcataatcataatcataatagtAAGCCCAAAGTTAAAAG ATTTCCGTTTCATACCGGACTCCTTCAACCAAAAGATTTAGTAGACAACCGTGAGGCTTCTAGTCTTCGTGATGAG GTCGATATGCTTAGGGAAGAGAATGAAAGTATTTTTGACAAG CTTAGACTTGAGGAAGAGAGATGCAAGGAAGCAGAGGCCAGAGTTAGGGAGCTTGAGAAGCAG GTTGCTTCCCTTGGAGAAGGAGTATCTTTGGAAGCTAAACTCTTGAGCAG AAAGGATGCAGCATTGCGTCAAAGAGAG GCCGCACTTAAAAGTTCCAGAGATTCAAAGGATGGAGTTGATAAGGAAGTCACATCTTTACAGGCTGAAGTTGAG AATGCAAAAGCAGAGACTGAAGCCACAGTGAGACAGCTGAATGGAGCTGAATCTGAAGTGAAAGCTCTTCGATCAATGACACAGAGAATGATATTAACTCAGAAAGAAATG GAGGAAGTTGTTCTTAAGAGGTGTTGGCTAGCTCGTTATTGGggtttagccacaaaatatg GTATTTGTGCAGATGTTGCAGTTTCAAAGTATGAGCTTTGGTCATCCTTAGCCCCTCTTCCATTTGAGATTGTTGTTTCTGCAGGACAAAAAGCCAAGGAGGAATGCTTGGAAAAAG GTGATGATGCAACAGAGAAGAGGAGCAATCTTGTTCCAGACTTGAATGATCTTACCGGAGAAGGAAACATTGAGAGTATGCTGTCGGTTGAAATGGGAATGAAGGAGCTTGCTTCTTTAAAG GTTGAGGATGCTATTGTGCAAGCATTAGCCCAACAACGACGTCCAAATTCTGCTCGACAGCTAGTTTCAG ATATTAAATCACCAGGGGATCCTAAATTTATGGAAGCCTTTG AATTGAGTCCAGAGGAATCTGAGGATGTTCTTTTCAAGGAG GCTTGGCTGACTTATTTTTGGAGAAGAGCCAAGGCTCATGGTATAGAGGAGGACATTGCCAAAGAACGTCTTCAGTTTTGGATTGGTCGGAGTGGGCATTCACCTACTTCACACGATGCTGTTGATG TTGAACAAGGGCTTTCGGAGCTGAGGAAATTGGGGATTGAACACAGGCTTTGGGAAGGATCCAGAAAAGAAGTTGATCAAGATTTCACTAGTGCATCAAAATTGACTACAAAACCTGAAATTTGTGCTTGA